The proteins below come from a single Streptococcus canis genomic window:
- a CDS encoding lysophospholipid acyltransferase family protein yields MFYAYLRGLVVFLLWVVNGNAHYHNEDKILDASENYILVAPHRTFWDPVYMAFAARPKQFIFMAKKELFTNRLFAWWIKMCGAFPIDRDKPSSDAIRYPVNMLKKSNRSLVMFPSGSRHSQEVKGGVAVIAKMAKVKIMPAAYQGPMTIKGLLAGQRVDMTFGNSIDVSDIKRMNDEGITEVARRIQAEFDRMDQELAPFQSGKVRNPLSYLYRLPLGLVLVVVLLLTMLFSYIASFVWDPDKHRH; encoded by the coding sequence GTGTTTTACGCTTATTTACGTGGTTTAGTTGTCTTTTTATTGTGGGTAGTCAATGGCAATGCCCACTACCACAACGAAGATAAGATATTAGATGCTTCTGAAAATTATATTTTAGTAGCACCCCATAGAACGTTTTGGGATCCTGTATACATGGCTTTTGCAGCTCGTCCTAAGCAGTTTATTTTTATGGCTAAAAAAGAATTATTTACCAATCGCCTGTTTGCTTGGTGGATAAAAATGTGTGGTGCCTTTCCAATTGACCGTGACAAACCAAGTTCAGATGCTATTCGTTACCCTGTTAATATGCTTAAAAAGAGTAATCGTTCTCTAGTCATGTTTCCAAGTGGTAGCCGTCATTCTCAAGAGGTCAAAGGAGGCGTCGCTGTGATTGCCAAAATGGCCAAAGTAAAGATTATGCCAGCTGCCTATCAAGGGCCTATGACAATCAAAGGATTATTGGCAGGGCAACGAGTAGACATGACCTTTGGCAATTCCATTGATGTATCTGACATTAAACGCATGAATGACGAAGGAATTACGGAAGTGGCTCGTCGTATTCAGGCAGAGTTTGATCGAATGGACCAAGAACTGGCTCCTTTTCAATCTGGTAAAGTAAGAAACCCTCTAAGCTATCTTTATCGTTTACCATTGGGATTGGTTTTGGTAGTGGTATTATTATTGACCATGTTGTTCTCTTATATAGCTAGTTTTGTTTGGGATCCAGATAAGCACCGTCATTAA
- a CDS encoding ComEA family DNA-binding protein gives MLDELLTKGKNLLRERYSLPALLSLLFGLFLILGLSLLFWGNRQSKTDIPALREISSVKQQVSEEKKEIQEDSSILVDLKGAVQKEGVYKLAASSRVRDIIELAGGLTSEADKHAINLAEKLVDEQVVYVPKQGEEISVLPTASVSGKKETASKDQVKVHINKASLEELQHIPGIGAKKAQDIIDMRDKLGGFKALEDLRQVSGIGEKTLEKLKDDIFLD, from the coding sequence ATGTTAGATGAATTATTAACTAAAGGAAAAAACTTGTTGAGGGAGAGGTACTCTCTTCCAGCTTTACTCAGCCTTTTATTTGGTCTTTTTCTGATACTAGGCTTAAGTCTTTTGTTCTGGGGAAATAGGCAGAGCAAGACAGATATTCCTGCTTTGAGAGAAATATCGTCTGTAAAACAGCAAGTCAGTGAGGAAAAAAAGGAAATTCAAGAAGATAGCAGTATTTTAGTGGATTTAAAAGGCGCCGTACAAAAGGAGGGAGTTTATAAGCTTGCTGCTAGCAGCCGTGTGCGAGATATCATTGAACTAGCTGGAGGCCTAACTTCAGAAGCTGATAAACATGCTATTAATCTTGCAGAAAAACTAGTTGATGAGCAGGTTGTTTATGTACCTAAGCAAGGAGAAGAGATTTCTGTGCTACCAACAGCATCAGTTTCTGGAAAAAAAGAAACTGCCAGCAAGGATCAGGTAAAGGTTCATATTAATAAGGCTAGCTTAGAAGAACTACAACATATCCCAGGTATTGGTGCTAAAAAAGCTCAGGATATTATCGATATGAGAGACAAGTTAGGTGGCTTTAAAGCGTTAGAAGATCTTCGTCAAGTTTCGGGTATTGGCGAAAAAACGCTTGAGAAATTAAAAGATGACATTTTCTTGGACTAA
- a CDS encoding tRNA1(Val) (adenine(37)-N6)-methyltransferase, with the protein MIESLLKEGERIDQLFSTDVRIIQNKAVFSYSIDSVLLSRFPKVPSRGLIVDLCAGNGAVGLFASTRTKASIIEVELQERLADMGQRSIQLNQLENQVTMICDDLKNLLHHVPRSGVDLMLCNPPYFKSHASSKKNISKHYLLARHEITTNLEEICQVARHALKSNGRLAMVHRPDRFLEIIDSLRAHGLAPKRVQFVYPKLGKDANMLLIEAIKDGSIEGLNILPPLIVHKENGDYTDSIFDIYFGNTSQGNPRHDS; encoded by the coding sequence ATGATAGAATCACTTTTAAAAGAAGGCGAACGCATTGACCAACTCTTTTCAACAGATGTTCGCATTATTCAAAACAAGGCTGTCTTCAGTTATTCCATTGACAGCGTCCTTTTATCCCGTTTTCCCAAAGTGCCCTCAAGAGGGTTAATTGTTGATCTGTGTGCTGGAAATGGTGCCGTTGGCTTATTTGCCAGTACTAGAACCAAGGCGTCTATTATCGAAGTGGAATTGCAAGAACGCCTTGCCGATATGGGACAACGCTCCATCCAGCTCAATCAGCTTGAAAACCAAGTGACCATGATTTGTGATGATTTAAAAAACCTGCTTCATCATGTGCCACGTTCGGGAGTTGACTTGATGCTCTGCAATCCTCCCTATTTCAAAAGCCATGCGAGTTCCAAGAAAAATATTTCAAAACACTATTTATTAGCCCGTCATGAAATCACAACCAATCTAGAAGAAATTTGTCAGGTGGCTCGCCATGCTCTCAAATCTAATGGTCGTTTAGCCATGGTCCATCGACCCGATCGCTTCTTGGAAATTATTGACAGCCTTAGGGCTCATGGCCTTGCCCCTAAAAGGGTACAGTTTGTTTACCCTAAATTGGGGAAAGATGCCAATATGTTACTCATCGAAGCAATTAAAGACGGTTCCATTGAAGGGCTCAACATTTTACCACCATTAATTGTTCATAAGGAAAATGGTGATTATACCGACAGCATTTTTGACATTTATTTTGGAAATACTTCTCAAGGAAATCCTCGCCATGACTCATAA
- a CDS encoding GIY-YIG nuclease family protein has product MTHKKAYMYVLECADKTLYTGYTTDLEKRLKTHNAGKGAKYTRHRLPVSLLYYEVFDSKEAAMSAEALFKKRKTRGQKLAYIASQQQEKKNS; this is encoded by the coding sequence ATGACTCATAAAAAAGCCTATATGTATGTGTTAGAATGTGCTGATAAAACCCTCTATACCGGCTATACAACTGATTTAGAAAAACGCTTAAAAACACACAATGCCGGCAAAGGAGCCAAATATACCCGCCACCGCTTACCTGTCTCCTTGCTCTATTACGAAGTGTTTGATAGTAAGGAGGCAGCCATGAGTGCTGAAGCACTCTTCAAAAAACGAAAAACAAGGGGCCAAAAGTTAGCCTATATCGCTAGCCAGCAGCAAGAAAAGAAAAACTCCTGA